GCCGGAAAGTGGCTCAGTTGACGGCTCTCCATCGAGCGGGATTACATTTCAACTCGACGCTCGATCGGGAGGCGTTGATGCAGAAAGTGCTGGAAACTCTGACCGGCGATCTCCCGTACGATCGGGTGATGGTCTCGTTTTACGACCCGATCAGACAGGTCGTTAAGGATGCGCGGGCATTCGGCGTCTCGCCGGAGATTCAGGCGTTTGTGCGTGCGCGAGAAATTTCCGTGACCGATCCCATGAGCCCGGAAGGCATTGTGCTCATCCAGGGCCAGCCTCTGTTGATCGGGGATCTGCAAGCCGTGTGGGATCGCATTCATCCATTGAATCAACAGTTGGCCCTGTTGACGCAGGCGAAGGCCTTGATTGCCGTCCCGTTGAAAACGAAAGATCGGATTCTTGGCAGTCTGACGGTCGATCGCATGCAGGAGCATAGTCTGACGCAGGACGATCTTGAGTTGATGATGACGGTCGCCAATCAAGTCGCCATCGCCTTGGACAACGCGTCCGCATATGAGCAAATCGAAGAGTTGAACCTGGGTCTTGAAGCCAAAGTTCGTGAGCGCACGGCCGAGTTGGAGCAGGCAGATCGCTTGCGGTCGCAATTCCTCTCGCATGTCTCGCACGAACTGAAGACGCCGCTGACCTCGATCAAGGGGTTCTTGCAAAATCTGTTGGATGGATTGACGGGGCCGCTGAACGAGAAGCAGCAGCGCTACTTATCGCGGATGTTGGACAATGCCGAGCGATTGATCCGCATGATCGAGGACTTGTTAGATCGCACCAGGATTCAGTCCGGGAGATTGGATCTTGTGCCGAGCGAGATCGATCTGGGGCATTGTATCGGAGAGGCGGTCGAGCAGTTGCGCCTGTTGGCGCAGGCCAAACGACAAACCTTGGAGGTGGTTGTTCCCCCTGTCCCCCTAATGGTTTGGGCTGATCGGGATCGGCTGATTCAGATCGTGACAAATTTGCTGCAGAATGCGGTGAAGTTTACCCCTGAGGGCGGCAGCATTCTGGTGACGGTGCGGCAGGAGAATCAGATGCTCGCCGGAGTCTCCGTGTGCGATACGGGACCTGGTATTTCCCCAGAGTTTCTCGATCAGATTTTCGATCCATTCTTTCGCGTCAAGCAGGCACGGAGCGGCACGAAGGGGCTGGGCTTGGGCTTGTCGATTGTGCGGACGTTGGTGGAGTTACAGGGCGGTACGATCGTTGCGAAGAGTGCCCCGGGGCAGGGCGCGGAACTCTCGTTCACCATTCCGTTGCTACCTGCTCTGGCCGCGCCGCTGGCTGGAACATCCGCAGAAGCGCCGCGCATTTTGATTGTCGAGGATGATCCGGATATTCGACAGCTCTTACAGGATCGTTTGCGAGCGAGAGGTTATCGTGTCCAACTGGAAGTGGATGGAGTCCGAGCGTTGGAAGCCGTCCGGGCCGAGACATTCGAGGGCATGATCCTGGATATCGGCATCCCTTCCATGGATGGGATGGATGTGTTGCTGCAGATTCGACGATGGGATCAGCAGATTCCCATTGTGATGGTGACGGCGTCGGGCTCCAAGGAATTGGCCATTCGTGCGATCGGCATGGGGGCGCAGGCCTATGTGCTAAAGCCGTTCGATATCGATGAACTCGAACGAATTGTCGACTGTTGGTTCAGGCCGTTGGAGCGGAGGTCGCCAGAGTCTTCGGTGGGGCCGGTCGCACCAGGTGAGTGAGTGAGTGAGAGAGGGAGGACGGTAGTGAGAAGAGGATGGGGTTGCGGGTGGAGCAGGTTAGGATCAGTGCGATGGATGTGGGGATCCGTGCTGTTCATCGTAGGGCTCTGTTGGGTCGGCCTACCGTGGAAGGCATTGGCACAGGTGCCGCGCATTCAAGGCCAGGGAACCGCTGCGTCGGCGATGAGCAATGCCTATGCGGCCCAAGCTGACGACCCGTCAGCGGTACATTACAATCCCGCAGGGATGACGCAACTGCCGGGCGTGCAAGTGATGGCAGGGGCGCTGATTTCTGGCGGATCGACGAACTTTACCAGTCTGACGGGGGGGATTGCTCGTGGGGACAGGAATGGGAGTGCCGCCTGGCCGCCTCCCGGGCACACATTCATCACGGCGAACTTAAAAGATCTCGGTGTGAGGGCTCTGGGCGATCTCACTGCCGGGATCGGTCTGACGATTCCGTTCGGCTCGCTGACGCGCTGGCCGAACGATGGGCCGTTCCGGACCGCCACCACGTTCAACACGTTGCCGCTTCTGGATATTAAACCGACTCTAGCCTACAAGGCGACGGACAACCTCTCGCTTGGG
This portion of the Nitrospirota bacterium genome encodes:
- a CDS encoding response regulator gives rise to the protein MAEELFPPTQTILERPYMKFVPFGVDERGERIKDVSGMIVHDNVEYLEEWVTRTKGADAAVRAMDDLCRLLNDRIRDPAYHVTLDQLKNVWNSYSYEFTSYLREFCREQSRDPDFYMNVGREKHISPLIQTLGRPFSLAQIHRMFPYFARKYAKDLEYSVLEVTDTSAVLRMNLTARVFEQFGPYRKACTAQICESTKGRFAMVPPRLHLLPESRVVDRACIVKGDDYCEWEVRWERQARRYSAWPLWGMGAGLATAGFMRLAYPSMSLGEVILAGLIPISVAGMLINRHLRQESQQREALIREQITVVESRHEELRAAYLEQEQTRVELRRKVAQLTALHRAGLHFNSTLDREALMQKVLETLTGDLPYDRVMVSFYDPIRQVVKDARAFGVSPEIQAFVRAREISVTDPMSPEGIVLIQGQPLLIGDLQAVWDRIHPLNQQLALLTQAKALIAVPLKTKDRILGSLTVDRMQEHSLTQDDLELMMTVANQVAIALDNASAYEQIEELNLGLEAKVRERTAELEQADRLRSQFLSHVSHELKTPLTSIKGFLQNLLDGLTGPLNEKQQRYLSRMLDNAERLIRMIEDLLDRTRIQSGRLDLVPSEIDLGHCIGEAVEQLRLLAQAKRQTLEVVVPPVPLMVWADRDRLIQIVTNLLQNAVKFTPEGGSILVTVRQENQMLAGVSVCDTGPGISPEFLDQIFDPFFRVKQARSGTKGLGLGLSIVRTLVELQGGTIVAKSAPGQGAELSFTIPLLPALAAPLAGTSAEAPRILIVEDDPDIRQLLQDRLRARGYRVQLEVDGVRALEAVRAETFEGMILDIGIPSMDGMDVLLQIRRWDQQIPIVMVTASGSKELAIRAIGMGAQAYVLKPFDIDELERIVDCWFRPLERRSPESSVGPVAPGE